One part of the Candidatus Nanopelagicales bacterium genome encodes these proteins:
- a CDS encoding class I fructose-bisphosphate aldolase (catalyzes the formation of glycerone phosphate and D-glyceraldehyde 3-phosphate from D-fructose 1,6-bisphosphate in glycolysis) encodes MNQQQFDKMKNAPGFIAALDQSGGSTPKALK; translated from the coding sequence ATGAATCAGCAGCAGTTCGACAAGATGAAGAACGCACCGGGCTTTATCGCAGCACTTGATCAGAGTGGTGGCAGCACCCCCAAAGCGCTCAAGC